TCGAGATGGGGTGAGAAGTATGGGTATTAACAAGTTTGGGGTTTTTAGTTTTTGGTTTGGAAGTATTCCTGTTTACAAATTCGAGAAGATCCAAACATAAAATTGCCACACACTTTCTTATTCCTTATTCAACATTCATTTTCCCTTTATTCAACCGCAGCGTTTTGGTAATGCAGGCAGGTTTGCTGTGTTGATAATGCGTAATAAAAATCAGCGTTTTGTTGCCGTGCAGGCAGAGGGCATCTATCCATTGTAGCATGTTGGCTTCCTGTGTTTCATCAAGTCCCTGACAAGGTTCATCCAGCACCAGCATGGGTGGGTTTTTAATCATGGCTCTGGCCAATAAGAGCAGCCGTTGCTCACCAGCCGAAAAGCTGCGCAACCATTTGTGGGCACGATTGCTAAAGCCAAACAGCGCCAGCCATTGCTGCACCAATGCTTCTTGTGTTGGCGCTAGTTTTCTGAACAATCCAATGGTATCAAACAAGCCACTGGCGACGGTATCAAAAGCGGAAGCCGTGGTTTCAAAATACAAGTGCAATTCGGGCGATACAAAACCCATTTGTTTTTTGATGTCCCAAATGGTTTCGCCCTTGCCGCGGCGTTTGCCATACAGGTAAATTTTGTTAGCATACACTTGCGGATGGTCGGCGGTGATGAGGCTGAGCAATGTGCTTTTGCCAGCACCATTAGGTCCGTACACCAACCAGCGTTCGCCATGCTGCACTGTCCAGTTGATGTGCTGCAATACCTGTTTGCCATCATAACTCACCTGCACGTTTTCCATGTGCAAAGCTTCCGGATGAAGATTGGTATTGTTATCTTTTGGTAACAGACTTTGCAGTTGTGCTAATTTCTCTTGTAAGTCATTTTGCAAAGTAACCGGATGAAAATTTTGTAGAAATACATCTTTACTGCTGTAAACCGGCGTTGCTGTTTTACTTAATTGTAATACATGCGTGATGCATGCAGGCAAATCATGGCCACTGCTGATGAGTACAATTGTTACGCCTTTGTTGGCCAATGTTTCCAGCATTTCTTGCAGGTGTTGGCGAGACGCCACGTCCAGTCCAATAAACGGCTCGATCCAGCACGAGCAAACCGGGTTGTTGTTGCAGGGCTTTTACCAGTTGCATCTTTTTGTGTTCACCATTGGAAAGATGCGTAAGTGGCTCATCCAATACATGTGCTACAGACAACTGGTCTATATGCTGCAGTGTTGTGCTGTCTATATTGTCGAGCCATTCTCTGGCACTAAGTGCATCATCGGCATCGCAACTGTTGTAGCGTTGCTGATAATACATATCACTGGTATTGGATTTGTTTTTAAAATGGTGCATTTGCGACACAAACACCGGATGCTTCTCTGCAGCTAAGGCTTTGTGGCCGAAGTGCTGCAAGGCACCGCACATGGCTTGTCCCAGCATGGTTTTGCCACTGCCCGATGGGCCGGTGATGGCGAGGTGTTCTCCTGCCTTCAGATTGAGGTCGAAGGCAGGTACAATGGTTTGCCCGTCCCGAACAATGGAAAATGAATGAAGTGATAACACAGCGGGCATAGTGCAGCAGAATTTATTGTCCGCAAAATTGCCGATTTCATGCTACAATTCTTTCTTTGCTGAACGGCATGTGTTGATGCCTGTACACAAACAATTGGATTATGGCTCTTCGTTGGGAATTCAAAACATTTGATGCGCTGACTGCGGCAGAAGTTTATGCCTTGCTCAAATTGCGCAGTGAAGTGTTTGTAGTAGAACAAAACTGTGTGTTCTTAGACATGGATGACAAGGATCAAATGTGTCATCACTTGCTTGGCTACAAAGGCAATCTGCTGGCGGCATACACCCGCATAGTACCAATGGGTGTTTCTTATCCTGATTATCCTTCAATTGGCCGGGTGATAACTTCACCACAGGCAAGGGGCGAAGGTTTGGGTAAAATACTGATGGAAGAATCGATTCAACGTTTGTTTTCGTTGTATGGCCATGTGCCCATTAAAATTGGTGCTCAGTTGTACCTCAAAAAATTCTACGAGTCGCTTGGCTTTGTGCAGTGTGGCGATGTGTATGATGAAGATGGCATACCACATTTGCCCATGCTAAGATCTGTCTGATCTATTTTATTCAGGTTTATTTGAACACACATTTCACGTGGTAGCCCAACGGTTGATAATACTGCGTCAATATCTGTTCGATGCGTTTTGTGGTTTGTTGTAAATAATTGGCATTGCCGGCCAGCTGATTTTTAGTGTCGCTGTACAATCGCTTCTGAAAGGCATTGAAATACTCATCTTCTTCAAACACCAGCAAACCTTTGCGGCTGCTGGTTTCCATGCGGTCCATGTGTAGCTCAAGACTTAGCAGCTGCGCCGCAGGCAACAAAATGGTTACAGTGCTGTCTGCTGCTTCAATGCGAATGCTATCGGAAAGTGCCACCCCATACTTGGCCGTATAAGGCACCATCACGGTAGCTGTATTTTCGGCGAATACATTTTTGATGCCACTCCAAAACCCACCGCTACTATCCGTATTGGTTGTTTTAAAAGTGCTGGTACCACTCACTTGTAAGCCGGCCAGTTCTACAATGTTTTTTACAAATGCATAGTTGTTGATGAGCTTGGTGTCATTGGCTTTTGTACCCATGCTTTTGCCAATGGTGTACGCCACAATAGCGATGGCAGCCAACACAATCAATCCTAACACTTTACTGCTGAGTTGTTTCATACAGGGTATTTGTACTGCAAATTACCAGAAAACAAAATGGAGAAAGGAGGATACCCTCCAGGCCTTGGCTAGCTGTTGTGAGTATTGGCCAAAGAATGGTTAAATGAAGTGCTTGATTGTTTACTATGCCTTGCAATGGCAGTGCCTGCTACCGACAGTAAGTGATTGGCCAACTCCCGATGCCCGGCGGCAGTGAGTTGTAAACCTGAGGCAGTGAAGAAATCATTTTGCTTATGCGCCTTTGTTTGGAGCAAATCATAGGCATCTATGTAAATGCCCCCTGTACTATCTACAGCTTTATGCAATGTGGAGTTGATACTATTGACATACAAGCGATGGACTGATGTAAGGTAACTGTGTACGGGTCCGAGAATAACAGGCAACACGTTGTGCTGCAGACACCAATGCACACAATGCGTGATATGTGTGTTGATGCGAGTAATGGCAGAATTGTGTTGCCCTGCTATTGTACCGGCAATACAATTTGCAGTACCAAGCCATTGATTCCACAAGGCCTGTATGCCTGTATGGCTGCTGTCACAACGGTTGCTGTATGTTGAAGAACCATCCTGAATGTTTGAAAACATGCTGCAAGCCTGAAACAACAGGCTGGGCCTGATTTGAATAATCAGTAAATGTTTTTGCGTTGCTGTAATGGCAATGGAAGCTACAATGTTGGGCAAAGCAGCGAAGCGGGAATAGCTATATAACTGCACCTCGCTTTGCACATTGTACTGTGCCATCAATTGCTCTTGAATGTGCTGGTAGAACAACGACTCTTGTGGTGCGGAAGCTTGCAACAAACAGCCTCCGGCAATATGTAAACACAACTGTGCCGGCATGGGAATCTGGTTTTGATATCCTGCGGGTATTGCATGAAGGTGGTTGGAGAAAATAGTGGATTACATGCTATTTCAGACATGCAATGACAGGTGCGCTATGTGGGCGGAAAGCAAAGACTGCAGGTATTTCGAAAATACAAGAAACACTTATGCTACACGATTGCTTGGCATATTCTTGAGGTTATACTACAACACAAGTAGAGTCTGCACTACAGACTCGTTAATGCATGAACCGTTTTTGATGATGAACGATAGAGTTCTTCGGCTAATACCGCATGACCTGCAGTACTGAGGTGGTAGTTGTCTTCAAGAAACAGTAATTCTCCGGCTGCTTTTTTGGCTTCCATTGCAGGAAAAACATCTATGTAGTGAATGCCTTTTTGCTGCAGGTATTGGCGCAGCAGTTTGTTTACAGCTTTGTATTGAATGCTAATCAGTTTGTTCTGATAACTATTGACACAACCAATCACCAACAATTGAATATGCTGTTGTGTACAACGATCAGCGGTTTGAATAAGCAAGTCAGCTATTTGACGGCTCCCCCTTGCGATGAAAGCCCGCCAGCATACCTGCAAGTGCATTGATAGTTGCCAGTATTTTTTGCAGCTTTCCTGTCATGTGTACAGCACCCATTTCCTGGTCGCTGAGGTTCATTTCAGCAGAGCTGCTTACACCACTGCTTGCGCCTGTTATGTATGGATTCCATTGAAAAGGAAACAGTCCTTTTTTCTTTGCAGGCACCAGCAGATTGCAGCGCCGGAAAATCAGTCCGGGCCTGAGTTGAATGATCAATACCTGCGGTACACCCGGAACTGGCGTAATGTTCTCAGCCTTGTATGGTAACGTGTCAAAATCATTGTGACCATCTAATCGTACAGTTGCCTGCAATCCAAACGCTTGTTGTAGTTGTGCTGTGTACTTTCGGTAAAACAAATTGGACAGGCCGAGGGCTTTTTGCCCCAGCATGCATCCTCCTATAATGTGAATGTTTAATTGCTGTGGCATTTGGCTATATATTGTTTGGCTGCAAGGTATTCATGCGGTGGAATAAAAACATGATCATCTGTGATGCTGAAGCTGTACTGATGCGATTGGTATTGTGCAACCAACTGCTGTGCATGGTTAAGTTTATTCGCTTCCGGCAGTTGTTCTAACTGCAATGCAACTGTTCCGGCCGGGGTTTGCTGCACATTTTTCGATTGTCCGTTGGTGAGTGTTGAAATGCCCCATAAACCCTTGCTTATGCTGTGCAAATATTGGATGACAGCATTCAGCAATGCATAGTCCGTAAGCCGGTTTACCGGAGGATGTATATAAGTGAATCCTTCAGCTTCGAGGGCTTGCAGTAGCGGTTCTACTACCGCCCAAAATTCAGCATGCATTTGATTGGGCAAGGGGTAGTCGCCACAGCTGAGAAAGTAATCCCAATGCCCGAAATGGATTTTCGTGATTTGTAATGCTTTTGCCTTCGATAAAATATCGGAGAGGTTGTTGATGCCGGCTGCTGTTTCGAGCAACACAATGAACTCTTGGCAAGCCACCTGTTGCAGGGCACTGTAATAGGCATCAACATCTGGAGCACTGTTTACTTTGGGTAAAACAAGGTGATTAAACTGCGAACTGATTTGTTGCAGACATGCAAGGTCTTTTTGGAACTCCGGGCCATCCACATGATTGATACGAATGCCCGCCAAGGTTTCGGGTGCTAAATCAGTCATAATCTGAAGCAGCTTTTCTCTGGCTATTTTTCTGGAAGCCGTTGATTGTTCGGCGGCATCAGGAATTTCAAGACTATCTTCTAAATCGAGCACCGTCCTCACATTTCGCCTGTCATTTCTGCTCACAATATTGCGTATTGTTTGCAGCTCATTATTCATGGATAAATATTGGTATACCAGCATTGTCTTGTGTAGTTGATGGCCATGCTTGTAGTATCATTTCTACAAAACCAGTTCATCAGACTGGCAATTTACATGATAGAAAATATACATGCAATGATGCTGGTCATAACGGTTCATTTCTCAGTAAGGAATACAAAAAAACTCAATACAAAAAATGGATGCTGCACATATCGCAGCATCCATTTTCTATTAGAGTAACCCCAATCTTTACAAGCGTTACAGCTCAAGTTTCAAGTACTTACCGGTGTGGCTTTCTTTTACTTTTACCAGTTCTTCCGGCGTGCCTTCAAACAAGATGCGGCCACCACCACTGCCGCCTTCGGGACCGAGGTCAATGATGTGGTCTGCTACTTTAATCACATCCATGTTGTGCTCAATCACCAGCACCGTATTGCCCCGGTCTACCAGTTTGTTCAGTACATCCAGCAGCATTTTGATGTCTTGAAAATGCAGGCCGGTAGTGGGTTCATCCAGTATGTAAAATGTTTTGCCGGTATCTTTTTTGCCCAGCTCTGTGGCCAGTTTCACCCGCTGCGCTTCGCCACCACTCAGCGTGACGGCACTTTGCCCCAAGGTGATGTATCCAAGACCTACATCCTGCAACACTTTTATTTTTCTGTACAGCCAAGGCACAGCCTGAAAAAATTCTACGGCATCTTCCACGGTCATATCCAGCACATCGGCAATGCTCTTGCCTTTGTAACGTATCTCCAGCGTTTCGCGGTTGTAGCGTTTGCCCTGGCATTTTTCGCAGGGCACATACACGTCGGGCAAAAAGTTCATTTCAATCACCCGCATGCCGCCACCTTCACATACATCGCAGCGGCCGCCTTTTACATTAAACGAAAAACGCCCCGGTTGATAGCCCCTGATTTTTGCTTCGGGCACACTGGCAAACAACTGGCGTATTTCGGTAAAGAAACCGCAGTAGGTGGCAGGGTTGCTGCGTGGTGTTCTACCAATGGGGCTCTGGTCTATTTCAATTACTTTATCAATATGCTCCAGCCCTTTGATGGCCTTGTAAGGCATCACACTCATACGGCTGGCTTTAAAAGAATGATTGCTCAGCAGCGGATACAAAGTATCGTTGATGAGGGTGCTCTTGCCACTGCCGCTTACGCCACTCACCACAATCATTTTACCCAGCGGCAGTTTCACCGATACGTTTTGCAACGTGTGTCCGCTGGCACCTTTTAGTTCAATGGTTTTGCCATTGCCTTTGCGCCGCTGTTCGGGCACAGGTATGGCTTGCTGACCACTCAAAAAGTCGGCGGTTTCGCTGCTGTTTTGCATCACCTCTTGCGGTGTGCCGCTTACCACTACACGGCCACCATGCCGTCCGGCTTTCGGGCCAATGTCTACCAGAAAATCGCTGGCCAGCATGATGTCTTTATCATGCTCTACCACCAACACACTGTTGCCAATATCCCGCAGGTGTTGCAATGCTGTTATCAGCCGGTGGTTGTCCCGCTGGTGCAAACCAATCGAAGGCTCGTCTAGTATGTAGGTGATGCCTTGTAACTGACTTCCGATTTGTGTAGCCAGCCGGATGCGTTGGCTTTCGCCGCCGCTCAGCGTTTTGGTAGGGCGGTTCAAAGTGAGATAGGTGAGGCCCACATTAATCATGAACTGCAGGCGTTCCCGTATTTCTTTCAGCACATCTTTAGCAATGGCATTTTGCTTGTTGCTCAGTTGTGCTTCAATGCCATCAAACCACAGGGCCAGTTTATCCAAATCAACATTGCTGAGTTCGGCAATGTTTTTGCCCGCTACTTTAAACCACAGGCTTTCTTTTTCAAACGGGCACCGTTGCAAGTAGGGCAGGTGTCGAGCTTCATGTAGCCTTCGGCCCAATCACGTATGCTATCACTGCTACTGCTGTTGAACCAACGCTTAATCATCGGCACCACACCTTCAAACACCGTGTCGTAATAGCCGCCGCTGTGCTTGGGTAAACCATCATCTTCAATCCCGATAGCTATCGGGACTACCAGCAATGAATCTTCATGCGCCGTTTCGCTGCCGTGCAGTATGATGTTCAGTTGTGCTTCCGTGAGTTCACCAACCGGTTTTTTCAAATTGATTTTGTGCTTCTTCGCCAGTGCTTCCACCTGTTTGTAAATCCATGCATCCCGCTGCTCACCCAGTGGTGCTATGCCACCTTCGGCAATGGGTATACTAGCATCGGGTATCACCGCTTCCATATCAATGGTGTACACCGTGCCCAAGCCCTTGCAGTGCGGGCAGGCACCGTACGGACTGTTGAACGAAAACGAGTTGGGCGATGGTTCGTCGTAGCTGATGCCCGTGTCTTCACACATCAGGCTTTTGCTGTATTGTGTTACTTTATCAGTATCGTTGTCCAGCACCTGCATCAGGCCCTTGCCTTGCTGCAGTGTTTTCTGCACACTCTGGCTCAGCCGCACTTTCATATCGGGCGTTACGGCCAGGCGGTCTATTACCAGTTCAATGTCGTGAATCTTGTAGCGGTCTACCTGCATCTTCGGCACCAGGTCTTTCACTTCGCCATCTACCCGCACTTTCAGATAGCCTTTTTTGCGCAGGTCTTCAAACAGCTCCCGGTAGTGCCCCTTGCGGCCACGCACTATCGGCGCCAGCAGGCTAATTTTTTTCTTGGCATACTTGCTGCTGATATTTTCTACAATTTCTTCTTCGCTAAACTTCACCATTTGCTTGCCCGTTTCGTAGCTGTAGGCATCGGCAGCACGGGCATACAACAGGCGCATGAAATCGTAAATCTCCGTGACCGTACCCACGGTACTACGTGGGTTTTTGTTGGTGGTTTTTTGCTCTATCGAAATCACGGGGCTCAGGCCGGTAATCTTGTCTACATCGGGGCGTTCCATATCGCCCATAAATTGGCGGGCATAGGCGCTGAAGCTTTCCATGTAGCGGCGCTGGCCCTCGTTGTAAATGGTATCAAAAGCCAGCGACGATTTGCCGCTGCCACTCACCCCGGTAAATACCACCAGTTTGTTTTTGGGGATGCGCAGGTCAATGTTTTTGAGGTTGTGCTCCCGGGCACCTGCTATCTCAATCACGTCGTTGTTTGGCGCTGCCGCAGCAGCCGAGGGGGAAGTTTTTTTGCTGGCCATAGTTGGAGATGCGAATGTAAAACAACCTGCAGTAGTAAAGGTTGCAGAAAGTGAGTTTGAAAGTTTACAAGTTCACAAGTTCCAGGGTTCAATGCAGCCCTGAGCTTGTCGAAGGGCAGTTCACAGGTTAAGACTGTTAGTGTCCTCTCTTCCTTATTTCTTTTTTCCCTTGGGGCTCTCATCACCAGTACAAAGCCCAGCACCCGTTCCGGTGCCTGTGGGCTTCGCTGCGCTACGGCCCCGACCGAAGCGTCGGGGCTACCCCGTCGGCCCAGGCAGCCCTTCAACAATTGTGCATGTCCGGGCAGCCTATAATCTATCAAGTAAACCTCGGTGGAAGTACTCCTAACACCAATCAACAACCAAGTATTTTCAGCCGTACTTTCGGTATATGCAAAAAATGATCAGGTTTTGGCAAACGCTCCACCCTTTTTTTAAATGGAGTATTGTATTGGTTGGCCTCTGGTTGTTGTTGATATTAGCAATGGAAGTTTTGCTGAGCTTTTTTGAGTTTCGCAAATTCGACTGAACTTTACAAGGATGGTTACTTACTACTTGCTAGTATTTTCATCGACAGAAGCTGAACTGATATTTTGTCGCCAAAGACTCTAACGGCTTGTTCACATTCAAAGTCCACATAATAGTTGCCTTTTAGTTGCAGTATCATCTTTTTAACTGCTGAGGTTAATTGCCCTTTTGGTAATGGCAAGGTATATACGCCTTGCCCGCCAATACATACACCAGGTCCATAAAATGTTATAGTTGCCTTTTCTATAATTATCCATGATTTGTTTGTTGAAAGACTGTCTGCCTGCAGAATGGTACTTAACGGGATACTATCCCCAACAAATGGTTTGCCATCAATAAATAGAACCAGCTTCGGAGGATCGGGTATTGCCTGCGCCATGCTTTTTTCAATGAACAGGAATGCACTACCTATAATGATTAGTGCAAATGCAATAGCCTTCATATTATTCTTCTGTTACCTGTATTTCAATAGTTTGTGTTGCAGTCTTTTTTTGTCCGGTACCCGGGTCGAGATAGCTTATGGATGTTGGAATTACAAATCGGCCTGGTCTATCAAACTTCACTTTTTTTGAAGCCACTCCTGATATATCTGGTTGTTGCTTTTCTCCATAAATGAAGTACTCACTTTTTGTTTCATTAGAAACAAATGCTAAGGCCGTTTTAATTGTGATGGTTTCACCAACTTTTGGACGTTTGGTATCTGCAACGGTTATGAAATGAACAACATCATAGTCGGCCAGCCTGCAACCAATTGCAGCATTGAATTGTTCAATAATGCTACTTGCTATACATAATAAACTGTTTTTAAATTGAGAATAGGCAAGTAGTTGTTGACTTCTATTGCTGATGGGTAATATCAACATACGGGTAATGTTCATGTGTCGGATAGAGTCAGCCTTGTTATTCTTCATTTTACTCCATTTGTCCCCCAACAAGTTCGCACTACATTGTAAAAAATTCAAACTGGTATTGTGTAAGTCTTGTGCAGTTTTTTGGAGTGGCACAGGCTTTTTCAATAATAGTTTGCCTAAGGCAATGCTGTCGGTAAGCAATTCATTTTCTATTTTCTGAATTTGCATTTGTGCACTATCTGCAGTTCTAAGAATCTGTTGCAGTATTTGGTAGATGCTATCAGCCTTGTTATAAGCAGGCCTTGCTTTTTCAACTAGTTCGGGCTTTTTACAATCATTCTCTAATTCAGAAATTTGTGTGTAAATGAAATTCATGTAATGTTGGTTACTGGCTTCAAGCAATTGCCGGCTGGTTTCATGCAGTCTTATTGTTTGGAGTTGTTGATTTGTGGCACTGAAGCGGAAGAAAATAGCTACGGCCACAACACAGGCAATCACAAGTAAAGTCAACTTGTTTTTCAATTGGAACATGTATCCGTTTTCTAAAAAACGTTCGTGACTGCCTAAAATTGTTAGAATTGAAATGTACTTTTTCTAATGAATTTTCGACGTGCTCAAACTTCGGCGAACTCATTCCATTTTGGGAAGTTTGCTATTAAAGCCAGCTCGTACTGACTCCGTTGGGGAGGTTATAGTGTGGCGACACCATCGCTCAGTGTATCATTGCCTGAATCCTCAATTATCATTTTCCCTTGGGGCTCTCATCACCAGTACAAAGCCCAACACTCGTTCCGGTGCCTGTGGGCTTCGCTGCGCTACGGCCCAGGCAGCCCTTCAGCAATTGTGCAGGCTTCTACATAGCCTCCAACTCTCTGAGCTATGTACTGGTTTAGCTGGACTGTTGCAAATACATCCACCATCATTGCCCCATCATCTTTTTCATCGACCTAAATTCCCGTTTCGGGTTCCTCCGTTTTTCCGACTGCTGTTTTTACGTACATTAGGTGTGCTGCGCTGAAAGAAAACCATCCTAATGACCAAGCACTGTATGGCAACGTTTCGTTGTACATTTTCCCTATTGTGGAGCAACAGCTTGCGCTGGTTGCTGTGCTGTATTGGCTTGCTTATTCAGCTGTTGTTAATTGCCCAGTCTTGCCCGCCCAATATCGATTTTGAAAAAGGAACCCTGGAAGGATGGCGCTGCTACACTGGTTTTGTACTTGATCAGGGTGGAGTTAATGTGTTTGATTTAACGGAATCGCCGGCACCGGAGCCGGGCCGGCACACCATCATTCCGGCGGCGGGTGCAGGTGTAGATCCGTTTGGCAATTTTCCGATGCGGAGCCCCAACGGCAGCGATTATTGTGTGAGGCTGGGCAACAATACCGGCGGCGGGCAAGGCGAAGCCATTACGTATGAATTCACCATTCCGGCCAACAGAAATACCTACAGTTTGCTGTACTACTATGCCGTGGTGTTTGAGGGGCCCAACCACGAAGAGCAACAGCAACCCCGCATGGAAATTGAAGTGCAAAATCTTACCAAGGGCGAAAAAATTGAGTGTGCCTCATTTGCTTTCATTCCTTTTGGCACCACATTGCCCGGTTTTTTTGAATCGCCTGTGGCACAGAGCACCGCTCCTGTTTATTGTAAAAACTGGACACCTGTTACCATCAATCTCGATGGCAATGCCGGCAGCACCATACGCCTCACATTCCGCACCGGTGATTGCACCTTTCGCCGGCATTTTGGCTACGCCTATATTGATGTAGCATCCGATTGCAGTGGTGAGTTTACGGGGGCTTCTTTTTGTGCCAAAGACCCGGACGTGACCGTGTCGGCGCCTTTTGGTTTTAAATCTTATACCTGGTTCAATGCGGATATGACGCAACAAATTGGCACCGGACAATCCATTACTCTCCGGCCGCCACCGCCACCCGGCACCGTGTTGCAAGTAAGGCTCGAACCTTTTGAAGGATTTGGTTGTCCGCAAACACTCACCGCCCGGTTAGAAGACAACCTGAATTTTGCAGCTGCAGCCGGACCCGATACTTTGTCCTGCAATCTGGCTCCGGTACGCTTGGGCGAACCAGCCCGCCCGGGTTTGTTGTATCAATGGAATCCACCGGACGGATTATCAAATGCAGCTGCTGCAAACCCCATTGCTACACCGGGCTCCACCACCCAATACATACTCATTGTGAGCAGTCCTGGAGGTGGCTGCGTAAGTGCCGATACTGTAAAAGTAACGGCCAGTAATCTGGGCAATAGTTTGCGGGTGCTGGGTAAGACACAATATTGCATTGGCAGTGGCGATAGTGCCGTGCTGGAGGTGAGCAATGCATTGCAAATTCAATGGTATAAAAACGGTGTTGTGTTGACGGGAGAAAATACACAACGATACAGGGCCACTACTTCGGGTTTATACCGGGCATTTTTGCAAGATGAGTTTGGCTGCAGTGCTACCACCCCCGATGAGGTAATTGATATTGCCAGCATTCCCAAGGCAGCATTTGCTGTGGCCAATGCTGCGCAATGTTTAATAGGTAACCAGTTTGTATTTACGAACAACAGCAGCAATGCGGTAGGTGCCATGCGCTACCGTTGGGAGTATGGCAATGCAGCTACTGCATCCACTGCCAATGTGAGCTACAGCTATCCTGCTGCAGGTACCTATCAGGTAAAATTGGTGGTGAATAGTAATGATGTATGTGCGGATAGTACTGAGGCAACGGTAACGGTGTACCCCAATCCTGTGCCGCTGTTTGATGCTGCCACTACTTGCATTGGGCTGCCTTTTGTGCCGGTCAATCAAACCAATGAAAATATTGGTTCGCCCATTACCTACAGTTGGCGCTATGGCAATGTGCCTGAGTCGGATAAACGGACTCCGGATGCCAAAGTGTTTGCCAATAGTGGCACCTACAGTATTTCATTGTCTGTAAGTAGTGCGCAGTGCCCCACGCCGGTACAAACGCTTACAAAAAATGTACTGGTAGAAAGACCCGCTACACCACAACGCTACACCACTGCTTTTGCCATACGCAATGTGCCACTGCAGTTGGAAGCTCGCAACATTGGTGCTACCGCACTGTGGCAGCCAGCGTTGATGCTCAACAATGCCAATACTTACAAACCTGTATTTACTGGTGCTATTGATCAGGATTATACCATTTTGCTCACCAGTGTGGGTGGCTGCAAAACGGTAGACAGTATGCTGGTACAAATTGTAGCGCAGGCCAATATTGAAGTGCCCAATGCATTCACACCCAACGCCGATGGTCGCAATGATTTTTTGCGTCCCGTACCCATGGGCGTTGCTACCATCAAATACTTCCGCATATTCAGCCGCTGGGGCGAGTTGCTGTTTGAATCGCAAAACAGCAAGCCCGGTTGGGATGGCACACACCGCGGTATGCCCATGCCTGCACAAACGGTAGTGTGGATGGTAGAAGGCATTGGCCTTGATGGAAAAATCATTACGAAGAAAGGAACGAGTGTGTTGATACGGTAGCGGATGTATTTAACCACCAAGGCACGAAGCGTACACGAAGACACTAAGTGATTTTCTTAATCTCCCTTCGTGTCTTTGTGGTTCAAAACACTTCTTAGTTCGCATGTAATAACGGAGTTGTATGTATGCCGGGCGTTTGCAAGTCGTTGCGCAGGTCATCTATAAAAGCATCAATT
The Phnomibacter ginsenosidimutans genome window above contains:
- a CDS encoding ABC transporter ATP-binding protein, whose amino-acid sequence is MLETLANKGVTIVLISSGHDLPACITHVLQLSKTATPVYSSKDVFLQNFHPVTLQNDLQEKLAQLQSLLPKDNNTNLHPEALHMENVQVSYDGKQVLQHINWTVQHGERWLVYGPNGAGKSTLLSLITADHPQVYANKIYLYGKRRGKGETIWDIKKQMGFVSPELHLYFETTASAFDTVASGLFDTIGLFRKLAPTQEALVQQWLALFGFSNRAHKWLRSFSAGEQRLLLLARAMIKNPPMLVLDEPCQGLDETQEANMLQWIDALCLHGNKTLIFITHYQHSKPACITKTLRLNKGKMNVE
- a CDS encoding aldolase/citrate lyase family protein, whose product is MNNELQTIRNIVSRNDRRNVRTVLDLEDSLEIPDAAEQSTASRKIAREKLLQIMTDLAPETLAGIRINHVDGPEFQKDLACLQQISSQFNHLVLPKVNSAPDVDAYYSALQQVACQEFIVLLETAAGINNLSDILSKAKALQITKIHFGHWDYFLSCGDYPLPNQMHAEFWAVVEPLLQALEAEGFTYIHPPVNRLTDYALLNAVIQYLHSISKGLWGISTLTNGQSKNVQQTPAGTVALQLEQLPEANKLNHAQQLVAQYQSHQYSFSITDDHVFIPPHEYLAAKQYIAKCHSN
- a CDS encoding SGNH/GDSL hydrolase family protein, with product MLIQTADRCTQQHIQLLVIGCVNSYQNKLISIQYKAVNKLLRQYLQQKGIHYIDVFPAMEAKKAAGELLFLEDNYHLSTAGHAVLAEELYRSSSKTVHALTSL
- a CDS encoding DUF4230 domain-containing protein — translated: MKQLSSKVLGLIVLAAIAIVAYTIGKSMGTKANDTKLINNYAFVKNIVELAGLQVSGTSTFKTTNTDSSGGFWSGIKNVFAENTATVMVPYTAKYGVALSDSIRIEAADSTVTILLPAAQLLSLELHMDRMETSSRKGLLVFEEDEYFNAFQKRLYSDTKNQLAGNANYLQQTTKRIEQILTQYYQPLGYHVKCVFK
- a CDS encoding GNAT family N-acetyltransferase codes for the protein MALRWEFKTFDALTAAEVYALLKLRSEVFVVEQNCVFLDMDDKDQMCHHLLGYKGNLLAAYTRIVPMGVSYPDYPSIGRVITSPQARGEGLGKILMEESIQRLFSLYGHVPIKIGAQLYLKKFYESLGFVQCGDVYDEDGIPHLPMLRSV
- a CDS encoding PKD domain-containing protein gives rise to the protein MTKHCMATFRCTFSLLWSNSLRWLLCCIGLLIQLLLIAQSCPPNIDFEKGTLEGWRCYTGFVLDQGGVNVFDLTESPAPEPGRHTIIPAAGAGVDPFGNFPMRSPNGSDYCVRLGNNTGGGQGEAITYEFTIPANRNTYSLLYYYAVVFEGPNHEEQQQPRMEIEVQNLTKGEKIECASFAFIPFGTTLPGFFESPVAQSTAPVYCKNWTPVTINLDGNAGSTIRLTFRTGDCTFRRHFGYAYIDVASDCSGEFTGASFCAKDPDVTVSAPFGFKSYTWFNADMTQQIGTGQSITLRPPPPPGTVLQVRLEPFEGFGCPQTLTARLEDNLNFAAAAGPDTLSCNLAPVRLGEPARPGLLYQWNPPDGLSNAAAANPIATPGSTTQYILIVSSPGGGCVSADTVKVTASNLGNSLRVLGKTQYCIGSGDSAVLEVSNALQIQWYKNGVVLTGENTQRYRATTSGLYRAFLQDEFGCSATTPDEVIDIASIPKAAFAVANAAQCLIGNQFVFTNNSSNAVGAMRYRWEYGNAATASTANVSYSYPAAGTYQVKLVVNSNDVCADSTEATVTVYPNPVPLFDAATTCIGLPFVPVNQTNENIGSPITYSWRYGNVPESDKRTPDAKVFANSGTYSISLSVSSAQCPTPVQTLTKNVLVERPATPQRYTTAFAIRNVPLQLEARNIGATALWQPALMLNNANTYKPVFTGAIDQDYTILLTSVGGCKTVDSMLVQIVAQANIEVPNAFTPNADGRNDFLRPVPMGVATIKYFRIFSRWGELLFESQNSKPGWDGTHRGMPMPAQTVVWMVEGIGLDGKIITKKGTSVLIR
- a CDS encoding ATP-binding cassette domain-containing protein, translated to MPAVLSLHSFSIVRDGQTIVPAFDLNLKAGEHLAITGPSGSGKTMLGQAMCGALQHFGHKALAAEKHPVFVSQMHHFKNKSNTSDMYYQQRYNSCDADDALSAREWLDNIDSTTLQHIDQLSVAHVLDEPLTHLSNGEHKKMQLVKALQQQPGLLVLDRAVYWTGRGVSPTPARNAGNIGQQRRNNCTHQQWP